The Molothrus aeneus isolate 106 chromosome 9, BPBGC_Maene_1.0, whole genome shotgun sequence region TATCACTAAAATCACTCTCACAGAGACTAGAATAAATACTAAGTGATATGCAAAAACTAGGTGGAAATACATGAAAAGAAACTTAAAAGACTGTGATACAATCTGAATTGAAAAGTATTCATATGTTTTCAGCGAACTGAGGTCTTCTTAACTGGATGACAATAAGTAAGATGATTCATTTTCATCCTCACATAGTTCAGAGATAAATGGAGAAATTTTCCAGCCTTTATAATGTCAGCAAATGAATAAAATGCTTTATGTTAATAGAGAATTAAAGGTACTGGTAACATACATGAGGATTTATAGAGACAAATGAAAGATACAGTTTTTCTTTGAGGTATTTACTGTTGCTTGATGTTTAACTTTGCTATTATAGCAAAGTGTAAAGCAATAAACCAGCTGCTTTATTTGTTGTTTAGGGTCATGGTAACCTCATTGAATTACATCTCCATGATCAAATATTTGTTGAGTGTTCTCTCCCCTTAGTCTTCTGTTTCACAACTCTAACAATGTAAGCAAAACTAAGAGCTGTGCCCTACTTGCAAGCAGGGGTCTCTTGAATGAAAAGATAAGCATAAACTAAAATCATGTTCATttgctcttccttttttatatataaCCTTTGTGTTTAATTCAATATAATTATTTGAATGTAAGttcagatttcttttccttacaTTGGAGCAGatctttcaaatatttattgaCTATTTTAGACTTTGTTTTCAGGACAACTGTTTAAATGTGAAACTGTATGTCACAAAAAGAATATGAaggaaaatgataaatacaagaGGACGTAGGAtaatatttgactttttttctatATACATTCATATACAATATTTTGCAATACTGTATTAAGGAACTAGAGAAAATTATGCGAGACTCAGCATTTCTGTCCAGATTCAGCTTGAAGCAACTTTTGATAAAGAAAGTtgcaaattttcttttcctgggacTGTTGAATCAGGTCCTTTGAACCATAAGAGAaagtgcaaaggaaaaaaaaccattcaGTACTTGCATGCAATCTTGTGGGTCTGATTAAGATTTTGAAAAATAGACAAAGTTTCAGAACTCTGtcagaaaatacaaatgtacTCTGAGATACTTTTACCCCATAAAGCCACTACAGATTATAGTGATGGTTATAAAAGAATGCAGTATGTAAAAATGACAATAGAATGCATATGTCACATGCAACACTATTGATGAAAAAAGTGCTGTATTTGTTACACTGCCATACTTTATCTTCCGAGGTGAAAGCAAAGCAGGAAACAGAACTGGAACTCAAGTCATTTGCTCCTCCTTATGTAAGTACTGAATGGTTTGTAAGGTACCATTTTCAGAAACTTTACATTGCACATTTCTTTGTGTCTGATGGATATAATCTGCAATTTCAGGCACTTTATCCTGAATTATATTTATTACTGGGAGTGGAATATTTTGAAGATGTTTATCCATTGCTATCATCACCTCAACAAAAACATCACGTTAGTGAAGAAGCTAATAATAGGTTTGGTCATGGATCAAGATTATCCAGCCTTTCCCAACAGAAACCTGAAAAAGGCAAACCATTTTTAGAAAGTATACAAAGCAGGCATCAGGTAGAAAATCTGGAAGTGCCCAGTCCTGTGGAATGGGGTGAGAAAGAGCCTGTTCCAATTTCACACACAAACAACAAGCAAGACAATAACAACAGGATTCcagaaaaacagtttgaagAAAAAGGTAAGCTTAACCAGTGTAGTGAAGGAGGGTGgtgaatgagaagaaaaataaataatatggTTAACATTTACAGTAAAATAATATCTCTTTCATATTATCAATTATTATGCAGATCAAAGTGGATCTGATGGATCTCTCTTCACACCAAGTCATTCAAATCCTGCAGACCAGGAATCTGGAAAGTGTGACCTGGTATTACACACCTCTGAGCAGAATCATCTCAGCCAAGATCAAGAAGACTGCAATGCTTCTAAGTGGAATGACAAAGCCCAGGGAACTGCTCCAACTCATGTAAACCACAGTGATCAACAAGGCCAGAGTAACCAAAGACCCCAAAATCACATTAAATATCAAAAGGGTACACATGTTTGTTATTGTCTTTTTGCTAAAGCAAAGTAGAGCTAAGTTTTAAGAAATCTGTAATTAAAGTGTAAGTTGGAATAGCACTATGAGAGCAatattccattttttaaaaataatgatatCTTCCAAAGAGATGTGTTTTTACTTTTGAGTCCTTCATTAGCACTGTGTGCTGATACAGAGAAATACTTTACTATAGTTGATACATTTGTCTAATCACCAGAATTAGCCAGATATAAATTCTAATaacaaaaataccttttttttccccttgatttctttcttctgttattCATGGAGCATTTCCAAATCCTAGAGATAACATCACTTGCTGTGTTGATTCACTGACTTTCCAGTACAGGTTAGAAAGCCCAGTCGTTGACAGTCAAAACAGCCTGATTTTTGCAAGTGTAATCTATGTATTTTTGTCATCACTATCCTGTCACAGAACTAGCAAACATGGAAAATAATGAGCACCAAAAAGATACCAAATTAAGAAGAGACAGAACACAGGATGCTGAAATTCTTAAAATAAGGGAAGACCAAACTACAGATTATGTCCACAAAAAACAAAGGTTagcaaataatacatctcctaAAATAATGGATAATATTAATTCACTGATACAAACTTACTTTATAGACttcaaataaatgaaagaaaaggagggggaaaacaTTTTGGTCAATGaattttcacttgtttttttgattttatCTTAGCTTGCAGCAAAACAGAACTAAGAAGACTAGAGTTGGTCTTGGTGAAAAACTGGATAATCAGGTATGTTTTTCAAGGTAACATTCCTAGTAATCTTGAGCAATAAATATAGTCCTCCACCTAGAAACAGTCTAATTTTGTAAAACTGGTGACTCATTATAAATACAAAAGATCTGagaataattgaaaaaaatttattcatGCTTTGCTACTTAGCTTAGATTTTTCTAATGAATATCAACTATATTTCTAAACAATTAAAATCTATAATTACAAATTTTAGTTTAGAAATGGGCAGTTTTTGATTTCATAATTAGCAAACCAGGCGGCCATTTTAAGGCCCTTAGCTCCTGGTCTTGCATGGGACTGTCAGTAACTTGGGGGTTATGGGCATGGACAAGAGCCATTAGCAAGAGTCTGTAGTTTTGTCAGTGTGTTCTCTGTGATGGAAGGGTTCAGTGCTCTCATTTTGTTTGCAGAGATCCAGCTGTTTGTAATTTAGTGGTCATGGGTACTGGtaatagaatataaaaaatCCTACTTGCAGAAGTCAAATTCAGCCCTCTCATTCACTCAGGCCACTTTCAGGGCATGTGTCTAATGTAACTATTCAGGATTATGGTTATGTACTTATAGTTGTGTCTTTTGACTCTATAGGCaaatgaaaacaagcaaaatcaTCTTACTTGTCCAAAAGAGTGTATTTCAGCTCCTAGTCCACCTTTTTTGGCATTTACTGTAAATCCTGAATTACAAGTTCCTGTAATTCAGGCAGCAAGTGAGTACATGGTTCCAAGAAATTGTAAGGAAGTGAACTTTTAATCAAGACTGAAGACTCAATGAAGACATAAATACCTGCACTATACATGGGTTAATTCACAGTATTGTTACAAATTTTAATTTGTGAATAGACAATTCCAGGTATTTATGATTGCATGGGCTGTCCTAGAGCTTGGCAGGTTCCCAGGACTAGAAAACCCAACTTGTCAAGTGgatggaaggagaaaaggagagagatgagaTGAAACACTGCAGGCTCAAGTAAGAGTGTAGCAAAGAAAATCACAAGTGGTGTTGCTAAGGGGGAGGATAGTGAGAACATGAGTGTTAGACCCATTGTTGCAGACTAGTGGAAGTCTGAGATATTGTCCTGCAAGCTGGAGTTTCAGGCAAGATTTCTCTACAGTTTCTATTGCAATGTATTTTAAGAAGGAAATAGTCTTTTGGAGGCTTTTTTGGCTTCACTGGCAAGCATTTGCAATGTATGAATATATTTCTTGATTTAATAGTTTTAGTGATACATTGTCTAAACATATAGAAAGATGTTtgtttgcatgtgtgtgtgaaTGCCTGGAGGTATACTggatttccccctttttctaaAGTGCCAGCCATTCTGAAAGGTAGATTAAAATGAAATCtgattaaaatgaaattgtttcTACTGCTCTGACAGGGCTTTTGGCATAATTTGTGATGAGTGCATTACAAAAGTCTTGACTGATCCTTTGTACTTATAGTATTCAAATGCTTGCTAAATATAATTGTAATATCTTTAGAAAACAAGATGGCAGAACAATTGCAACAAATGAAGGAAGACAGAAGGCACATGGAAAAAATTAGAGAAGAACTGAGAAAAAACGCTAAAGGGCTACTGGAACAAAATAAGCTGAGGAGATACCGTGGTACACTTTAAATTTATTCTGGAATTTGGACTGATTGAGAAATTACTCTGAAAccaatttgaaaatatttgtctcCTTGTCAGTGAGCTTAATTATAGAGAGAGCAGTCTGCTAACCAATAGCTCCAAGAAGATTCATTTTGTGTAATAGCATGCTACAAAAATTCAAGGTTGCAATGATGTCAATGATGTtccttccacttttttttttttttttttttttttttttttttgtggcatgTCTTATAGAGTTAAGGTTGTTCTGGCTTTCCTAAACTATTCAAATTGTGTTTCATGTATGTGCAGTGCTCAGAGAGCTACTGCAGGCTGCTTCTCTCTCAgacccagggcagcctggcatTTCCTAATTCTGCCTTTAGCTTACAAGGTGCTTACAGAGGCTCGTCCTGTGTTGATAGGGCTTCAGGTCAATTGCAGCATAATAATTTTTGTTCCTCCTGTCCAATGGTATTCAGCTTATGACATGGAAGTTCCGAGCCTGTTGTGACAACCTTGACAAACTTTGGTTTTTGACAAGGTCAAATCTCATTGAAATTTCACACAAATTTTcctaagaaaattattttcaagttcATACTTAAAACTATCTTCCCTAAGTAACATCCCAGTTATACAGAAATGAGATTTAATAATTTTGATGTTTTGAGAGCTTTCTCTTTGTGCTTAAATGTCACTAAGTCATTACTAGTCTCAAATATAACTTGTAGCTTGTTGAAAGGAGAGAAGCCCATTCTTTCAGTTATTCTCTAAGGACACGGCTGCACTGcaccctgcagcctggggaatttgtatttaaaaaccccaaacttggGTGTGTGAAGCAGTAACTTTGTAGTAGCATGGAGCTGCAATTCAAGCTAGAGATAAGCCCTAAATGGCACCTGCATTGCCTTAAATTATGTTATCCAGTTAGGTAAAATAAAGGTTATTTCACAAGGATTCAAACAGCTTCTGCAGGTTCTGTAAGAAGCATCTGTacctctgaattatttttttttatcagaccTGAAGAGTTTTGTAAGTAAGGGCAAGCATGTTTCTTTGTAAGAGCATTTTCTGCAGTAACAGCCATCCAAGTCTGTATTTAATATCCTCCTAAGAGTGCCATGCTGACAGGCACTCTCAGTTACCTGGCACAGAGTCATCCTCCAACAGCTGAGTTCTTTTGGGTGAGTTTCACTTGTCCAGCTCCCATAAACTATGCCTTGAAAGAAGGGATTCATTTAAGACACAGCAGATGTGCAGTGGCCATAAGACTGCCACATAAGGGGCATTTATGTGCCACCTCTTGGTAGCACATTGACAACACAGGAGCAATCTTAGTGAAGTGTAAAGGTTACTAACTGTTTCCCATAATTTGGGATGTCAGATTGAAGCTGTTCAAAATCTCTGGCCATGAAGAGCGTAAATTTTGCCTAAATCTACAATGCTGCATTTTCTGGTACAGTAGAGCTGTGGAATTCAGACTGTGCTGGGGATACCACTCTTCACAGGAGCACCTAGGTGCTGCAGAACAGCCAGGCTGAGTAAACTTTGGGTTTGAACCCTGTGTTTTATCTCAGGGGGCAGATAGACCCTTTTGTGGCAGGTGTTTATGTGAACATTCAGTTGCATTTAGAGTGAATGTAACTTTAGATTacaatgaagattttttttcactacatgtttattttaaagaaacttcCTGCCATGTTTCAGTGTGTGCATTGGCCAGGAGAAGCTTGGGAGGTGAGGTGGTCATGACTGTCTTCAGCAGACCTTCTGATAAGGTGAGCAAGACCAAACACTGTTACTGTTCTCCTGTGCAGTGCGTGAGGCATGGAAGAAGAAGTACTTTGAAACCAAGAGAGCTACAGTTTCACTGGAGGACACTTTAAACAAACTGCAACAAGATTTAGAGCTTTACCACCAGAAATTGCTCTTGCAACTGGAAGCCAGAGATAGCCAAAAACgaccaaagaaaacaacaaccTCCAAGGTATTTCCttgtattatttattatctCTTTTTTCACAGTCTGAGGGTTTTttgattaaaatataaattaaagaaaCAGATTTATCACCACCCAACGACTTGCAAACTAGCTTTAGCTCAATGATCTGAGGGACAGAGTTCCTTCAGGCCATTTGTCTCAAAAAGACTGCAGAAGTGCTTGAATCTGagcatttgtttctttctgctttctgttggTACCTTTTTGTAACAAAATCCCCTTCTGTTCAGTGTAGTTAATGGATTGTTCAGTTCTACTTTGTTTCTATTATCCAAGATTTCATACAAGGAGGCAATGAATGTTTGGAGCACACAAAACATATCTGTAGCTTTTGAAGTGGTTGCACTTCAACTGTTGTGCAACTGTGAGTTTCATAGGAAGTTCAGAGggaacaaaagagaaattataaaagaaaaggaggaaacacCCTTTCCAACAGTTGTGTCTGCTAATTTTCTAAATGCATTAATGGAAGCAAGGCTGTTGACAAAACTGAAGCTAGcctaggaaaaataaatgtccCTTTCTTGCATCTGAAAAGCGTGTGCATGTACAATCTAAGAGTGTATATTATATACAAACATGTATTATTTGAGCTATCTTGAAATAtctactattttaaaataaaaatattaatcgGGTTGACATTGCATTACTGGCTATGTTCAGACACATTCTTTTGAGGGGCATATCAGGGGTGGGGTTGTTTTGGTCTCCCTGGCTAGGCACTGAGAGGCCTGACAGGAAGGACAGGCACAGGCACCAACCCTGCAGCAGTTCTTAGCGGGCAGCCCCCGAGAAGGGAGCCAGgctttgcagagctgtgaggCTGAGCAAAGGGCGCTCCCCAGCCCTCGTGAGCGACGTGCAGCCAGGCAGGCTTCAGCCAGCTGGGAAGGCAGGGAAGTTGGAAAGAGGTGGTTTGAGGATTGTTTCTGAGTGGTGAAGGAACACCCAGCGAGGGAACAGATTCACTAATGCTGCACCTTgaggtttgttgttgtttcacACAGAATTACACAATCATCCGGATTGCTACAGTGCAGCACGAACTCCACCAACTGAGGAGGAAGCTGGAGGATACAAAAATGAGACTCCTAATAGAAATTAAGGTACTGTGCCTTTTAATTAGAACAGTCAAAATGTGGCAatgtatggaaaaaaattagaacttCTCAATTATTAGATGATGTAAATATTTGCTAAACAGTTCTTGTTTTATGCTGTTAGTTTTAAGGTGTTAGGTGTTGTGACTTTAGAATTTGAGCTAAATTACTCCAGAACACAGGTTATCAAATTATTTGGAATGTATGGCATCCAAACAACTTAGATACTCAATGTACTATGTAAGCTGAGGTTCACAATCTTATTAATACAATTCTAATTACATTCAAAAGGTAATTGAAGAAATACACCTGgtgtggtgaggcactgagCAGTAATAAATAGACCAtagctaaaggaaaaaaaatggtataaaggaaaaaaaagtcaaaaaacaacaacaacaacaacgacaacagcaacaacaacaacaacaaaaagctgTCTAAGCAGATTGCAGACCTCTTCATCTGCTTTATTCCATGTCACTGTTGCCTATGAATCTTTTTGGAAGGAAGAGGTATTATAGGCCTTCACACTGGACAGCTTTCCAGCTCTGAAAGCTTGAAATGGGAGTGTTCTACATCACAGAGATTGCCCATGCTCCTATTTACCAGGTACTCCAGGGTGGTTGTAATTACTATGACTTCATGACTCCTCCATTGTCTATCAAGGAGTGGAAAGAACAATTATTTTTGCAGTTGTTTCAAAAACATCAAGGCAAATTACAGAACAAAGTAGTGCTAGAACACATAAAATTTCAGAGATGAAAGATTCAGCCATCCTgtataaaattcagtcttagtTATATAAACCTATATGCATGTCAGCTCCAAAAAAAGCTTCCTTAAATTGCCATTCCTTAAATGATGGGTTCTTTTGCAGATGAGAAAGCAGGCAGCATCTGATTTACAAGCACTGAGAGCAGAACTGACACAGAAGAAGATTCATTCATCTTTAATTCTCCAGTccagaaaatcaggaatttAAGATGACATGAGTAACATCTGTGAAGTGTACAGAAGCTCTTTAGTGTatggaaaagagaatttcagaGCATTTGTTTGTATGTTCTTGAAGTAACTTTGTAAAAAGACACTAACTATATAAATATTGTGGAATTTGTATACTAGGCTACTGAGGTaatgcagctcatttctttttaaatctcaCTTACTGTAAGATCAGTCAGCTACTTAAACATACAGTTCGAGATAGTAAAATGTCTAAAACTaagctgttatttttaaagtgcaAATTAGTTAATTGTGTAACAATTGTGGAACAATCCAGTGTAACATCCCAGTGGTATGCTGATGTTCTTTAATTAACTACATAGATACTAAGAAATAAACTTAAAATCTGTAGCCTCCTGTCCTTATTTTCAGGCTCACACATTCcattttttagaaattattaaaatatagtTTCTGTAGAACTACAGCAACAGTAATCCTTTATTTGGCTATTTACTGGAGTTTGTTTTTGTCATTATAAATACGCCTATCTATAAATTAGCAATTTATCATTactatattattattatgaaGCATAAACAAAATCTCAGATAATCTCACTTTTTTCCATATCTAGCTTGTTTTGCTCCCTCCCTCATTAGGAAAGGCAACAGACATTAAGTATCTTCTGTAGTTTTAAAGCTTGCCTGAAAGCTTTCTCTTGGACTAGTATAATGATGATCCTGGTCCAATTTACACTCTTGCATGTTCTGCCTTTCCTTAATTCCAAGATCATGCATGCCCTGAGATTAACAATTCTCTGAAAGAGGAATCAGAAACCTCTTcataggaatttttttctagctctgctgttttcctctttgCAAACCAGATGTTATTATATTAAGCAGAAGAATAGCATGCTAGGAATTAATCTCAACTAAAAAGCTATCAAGGCTGTATTTATAACTGGAAGTGAAACACTCATGGGGAATAAGTTATGGGATAAGAAAATTATGCAGCTCTCAAAAGAACTAACTTAGAAATGTCTTGAGTCAAACCACCCATTatccaatttattttcttaaagataGGACTTAACAAAGCTTTTAGTGCTAAAggattaaataaattattaaaactaCACCCACTTTTTCTTAATTCAGGGTTGAAGCTCACATTCTCTATTTAAGAATTGTGTCTTATTTAAGATATGAAAGCAGGCTACTAGATACTGGAAAATCAGAACCTAAATTTAAAGTATAGTATTATCAATTCATGATTCTTGACT contains the following coding sequences:
- the SPATA1 gene encoding spermatogenesis-associated protein 1, whose product is MSLNQMRPRTSQLLELHVFYVPAEVWNFKLNTIPVALTSKFVSAGFIRVSPHITLRVLRERLGEYLGGVTVADKFRFLKCIGKKLAVVKAKQETELELKSFAPPYALYPELYLLLGVEYFEDVYPLLSSPQQKHHVSEEANNRFGHGSRLSSLSQQKPEKGKPFLESIQSRHQVENLEVPSPVEWGEKEPVPISHTNNKQDNNNRIPEKQFEEKDQSGSDGSLFTPSHSNPADQESGKCDLVLHTSEQNHLSQDQEDCNASKWNDKAQGTAPTHVNHSDQQGQSNQRPQNHIKYQKELANMENNEHQKDTKLRRDRTQDAEILKIREDQTTDYVHKKQSLQQNRTKKTRVGLGEKLDNQANENKQNHLTCPKECISAPSPPFLAFTVNPELQVPVIQAAKNKMAEQLQQMKEDRRHMEKIREELRKNAKGLLEQNKLRRYRVREAWKKKYFETKRATVSLEDTLNKLQQDLELYHQKLLLQLEARDSQKRPKKTTTSKNYTIIRIATVQHELHQLRRKLEDTKMRLLIEIKMRKQAASDLQALRAELTQKKIHSSLILQSRKSGI